In a genomic window of Streptococcus mitis NCTC 12261:
- a CDS encoding ABC transporter permease yields MERKKLNIWTASSFFIFLTYLVFLVYPIVTVLKQALIHEGQFSLANFVTFFSKAYYSETLVNSFKVSITATVTSLVVGTLLAYLFSMYDFKGKKFLQILIIIASMSAPFVGAYSWILLLGRNGVITKFLTNSLHLPAIDIYGFKGIVLVFTLQLFPLVFLYVAGTMKSIDNSLLEAAESMGSFGFKRIVTVVLPLLVPTLLAAALLVFMRAFSDFGTPMLIGEGYRTFPVLIYTQFISEVGGNSAFASALAIMAIIIALAIFLIQKYISNRYSFSMNSLHPIEPKKTTKGKMAAIYATVYGIILFSVLPQVYLIYTSFLKTSGMVFVKGYSLNSYKVAFNRMGSAIFNTIRIPLIALVLVVLFATFISYLAVRKRNLFTNLIDSLSMVPYIVPGTVLGIAFISSFNTGLFGSGFLMITGTAFILIMSLSVRRLPYTIRSSVASLQQIAPSIEEAAESLGSSRLNTFAKITTPMMLSGIISGAILSWVTMISELSTSILLYNVKTRTMTVAIYTEVLRGNYGVAAALSTILTVLTVGSLLLFMKISKSNSITL; encoded by the coding sequence ATGGAACGTAAAAAACTAAATATTTGGACAGCCTCCTCTTTCTTCATCTTTCTTACTTATCTTGTCTTTCTCGTTTATCCTATCGTTACCGTGCTCAAGCAAGCACTCATACATGAAGGACAATTCTCACTAGCTAATTTTGTCACTTTCTTTAGTAAAGCTTACTACTCTGAGACACTTGTCAACAGTTTCAAGGTCTCCATTACCGCTACTGTCACTTCCTTAGTCGTAGGAACCCTATTAGCTTATCTCTTCTCTATGTATGACTTCAAGGGAAAGAAATTTCTACAAATATTGATTATCATTGCTTCTATGTCAGCTCCTTTCGTGGGAGCCTACTCCTGGATTCTCTTGCTGGGACGAAATGGGGTAATTACTAAATTCCTGACAAATTCTCTTCATCTTCCAGCTATCGATATTTATGGATTCAAAGGAATTGTACTTGTCTTTACACTGCAACTATTCCCACTGGTATTTCTATACGTTGCTGGTACAATGAAAAGTATTGACAATTCTCTACTTGAAGCCGCTGAAAGCATGGGGTCCTTCGGATTTAAGCGTATCGTAACGGTTGTTTTACCTCTCCTAGTTCCAACCTTACTAGCAGCTGCCCTGCTTGTATTTATGAGAGCATTCTCAGACTTTGGAACGCCTATGTTGATTGGTGAAGGATATCGGACTTTCCCCGTCTTGATTTATACCCAATTCATTAGCGAGGTTGGAGGAAATTCTGCTTTTGCATCTGCTTTAGCAATTATGGCGATTATCATTGCCTTGGCGATTTTCCTTATCCAAAAATACATCTCAAACCGCTACAGTTTCAGCATGAATTCGCTCCATCCAATTGAGCCTAAAAAAACTACAAAAGGAAAAATGGCTGCCATTTATGCAACAGTCTACGGAATTATCTTGTTCTCTGTTCTACCTCAAGTCTACTTGATTTATACTTCTTTCCTAAAAACATCAGGTATGGTATTTGTCAAAGGTTATTCTCTAAACAGTTACAAGGTGGCTTTCAATCGTATGGGATCTGCTATTTTCAATACCATTCGTATCCCTTTGATTGCCTTAGTTCTAGTTGTCCTATTCGCAACATTTATCTCCTACCTAGCCGTTAGAAAACGGAATTTGTTTACAAACTTAATTGACAGCCTCAGTATGGTCCCTTATATTGTACCAGGAACCGTTCTAGGGATTGCCTTCATTTCTTCCTTCAATACCGGTCTATTTGGAAGTGGATTTCTTATGATTACAGGAACTGCTTTCATCTTGATTATGTCTCTATCTGTCAGAAGATTACCGTATACTATTCGCTCATCTGTTGCTAGCTTGCAACAAATAGCACCAAGTATTGAAGAAGCTGCTGAAAGCTTAGGAAGTAGCCGTCTCAATACCTTTGCCAAGATTACAACTCCAATGATGCTATCTGGTATTATTTCTGGAGCTATCCTATCTTGGGTTACAATGATTTCAGAACTCTCTACTTCTATCCTCCTCTACAATGTCAAAACAAGAACAATGACTGTAGCCATTTATACAGAGGTTCTCAGAGGGAATTACGGTGTAGCCGCAGCCTTATCAACTATCCTGACTGTTCTAACAGTAGGTTCCTTGCTCTTGTTTATGAAAATCTCTAAAAGCAATAGCATTACACTTTAG
- a CDS encoding ABC transporter substrate-binding protein, with product MKKKWMYYAACGLALFGLAACSSSESADDSSSDKGDGGSLVVYSPNSEGLIGATIPAFEEKYGIKVELIQAGTGELFKKLESEKEAPVADVIFGGSYTQYATHGELFENYTSKENDNVIKEYQNTTGYSTPYTLDGSVLIVNPDLTKGMNIEGYSDLLKPELKGKIATADPANSSSAFAQLTNMLQAQGGYKDDKAWSYVKDLFTLIDGKIGSSSSGVYKAVADGEMAVGLSYEDPAVKLLNDGANIKVVYPKEGTVFLPASAAIVKKAKNMENAKKFIDFIISQEVQDTLGTTTTNRPVRKNAKTSENMKPIDKIKTLTEDYDYVIKNKSDIVKKYNEVFTDIQSKQ from the coding sequence ATGAAAAAGAAATGGATGTATTATGCTGCTTGCGGACTAGCTCTTTTTGGTCTTGCCGCTTGTTCTTCTAGTGAATCTGCCGATGACAGTTCATCTGATAAAGGAGACGGCGGTTCGCTAGTCGTTTATTCACCAAACTCAGAGGGCTTAATTGGAGCAACTATTCCCGCCTTTGAAGAAAAATACGGTATTAAAGTAGAACTGATTCAAGCTGGTACTGGAGAACTTTTCAAAAAACTAGAGTCAGAAAAAGAAGCTCCTGTAGCCGATGTTATCTTTGGTGGTTCTTATACACAATATGCTACCCACGGAGAACTCTTTGAAAACTATACTTCAAAAGAAAATGATAATGTTATCAAAGAATATCAAAACACAACTGGCTACTCTACTCCTTATACACTAGATGGTAGTGTTTTAATCGTCAATCCTGATTTAACGAAAGGCATGAACATCGAAGGATATAGCGACCTTCTCAAACCTGAACTAAAAGGAAAAATCGCAACTGCTGACCCAGCAAACTCTTCTAGCGCCTTTGCTCAATTAACAAATATGCTACAAGCTCAAGGTGGTTACAAAGACGATAAAGCTTGGTCTTATGTAAAAGATCTCTTCACACTTATTGATGGTAAAATCGGTTCAAGCTCATCTGGTGTCTATAAAGCAGTCGCTGACGGAGAAATGGCTGTTGGTCTCTCTTATGAAGATCCAGCAGTTAAACTCTTAAATGACGGAGCTAACATTAAGGTAGTCTATCCAAAAGAAGGAACAGTCTTCCTACCTGCTAGTGCTGCTATCGTTAAAAAAGCTAAAAATATGGAAAATGCCAAAAAATTTATCGATTTTATTATCTCTCAAGAAGTACAAGATACACTTGGTACAACCACTACTAACCGTCCTGTTCGTAAAAATGCTAAAACGAGCGAAAATATGAAACCAATTGACAAAATCAAAACACTCACTGAAGATTATGATTATGTCATCAAGAATAAATCAGATATCGTTAAAAAATACAACGAAGTCTTTACAGATATCCAATCTAAACAGTAA
- the infA gene encoding translation initiation factor IF-1: protein MAKDDVIEVEGKVVDTMPNAMFTVELENGHQILATVSGKIRKNYIRILAGDRVTVEMSPYDLTRGRITYRFK, encoded by the coding sequence GTGGCAAAAGACGATGTGATTGAAGTTGAAGGCAAAGTAGTTGATACAATGCCGAATGCAATGTTTACGGTTGAACTTGAAAATGGACATCAGATTTTAGCAACAGTTTCTGGTAAAATTCGTAAAAACTATATTCGTATTTTAGCGGGAGATCGTGTTACTGTCGAAATGAGTCCATATGACTTGACACGTGGACGTATCACTTACCGCTTTAAATAA
- the rpmJ gene encoding 50S ribosomal protein L36: MKVRPSVKPICEYCKVIRRNGRVMVICPANPKHKQRQG, translated from the coding sequence ATGAAAGTAAGACCATCGGTCAAACCAATTTGCGAATACTGTAAAGTTATTCGTCGTAATGGTCGTGTTATGGTAATTTGCCCAGCAAATCCAAAACACAAACAACGTCAAGGATAA
- a CDS encoding ABC transporter ATP-binding protein, producing the protein MSEIKIINAKKIYHDVPVIENLNITIPKGSLFTLLGPSGCGKTTLLRMIAGFNSIEGGEFYFDDKKINNMEPSKRNIGMVFQNYAIFPHLTVRDNVAFGLKQKKVPKEELIQQTNKYLELMQIVQYADRKPDKLSGGQQQRVALARALAVNPSVLLMDEPLSNLDAKLRLDMRQAIREIQHEVGITTVYVTHDQEEAMAISDQIAVMKDGVIQQIGRPKELYHKPANEFVATFIGRTNIIPANLEKRSDGAYIVFSDGYALRMPALDQAEEQAIHVSIRPEEFIKDESGDIEGIISDSVYLGLNTEYFIETGFASKIQVSEESTFEEDLQKGDRIRLRINTQKLNVFSANGSQNLIKGVNHGT; encoded by the coding sequence ATGAGTGAGATCAAAATTATTAACGCAAAAAAAATCTATCACGATGTCCCTGTTATTGAGAATTTGAACATTACAATTCCAAAAGGAAGTCTCTTTACCCTTCTTGGGCCTTCAGGGTGTGGGAAAACGACCCTTCTTCGTATGATTGCAGGTTTCAACAGTATCGAAGGCGGAGAATTTTACTTCGATGATAAAAAAATCAATAATATGGAACCCAGCAAACGCAATATCGGGATGGTTTTCCAAAACTACGCTATTTTCCCACATTTGACTGTCCGAGATAATGTTGCTTTTGGTCTCAAGCAAAAGAAGGTTCCAAAAGAAGAATTGATTCAACAAACCAATAAATATCTTGAACTCATGCAAATTGTTCAATATGCGGATCGAAAGCCCGATAAACTCAGTGGTGGACAACAACAACGTGTCGCTTTGGCACGTGCCTTAGCGGTTAATCCAAGTGTTCTCCTCATGGACGAGCCACTTAGTAATCTAGATGCCAAACTTCGCTTGGATATGCGTCAAGCCATTCGAGAAATCCAACACGAAGTGGGAATTACAACCGTTTATGTGACCCACGACCAAGAAGAAGCTATGGCTATTTCAGATCAAATTGCTGTTATGAAAGACGGAGTCATCCAACAAATCGGTCGACCAAAAGAACTCTATCATAAACCAGCTAATGAGTTTGTAGCAACCTTTATCGGACGCACAAATATTATCCCTGCCAATCTCGAAAAACGGAGCGACGGCGCTTATATCGTCTTTTCAGATGGCTATGCTCTTCGAATGCCAGCTCTTGATCAGGCTGAGGAGCAAGCCATTCATGTAAGTATTCGTCCTGAAGAGTTTATCAAAGATGAATCTGGAGATATTGAAGGAATTATTAGCGATAGCGTCTATCTTGGACTGAATACTGAATACTTCATCGAAACAGGATTTGCCTCAAAAATTCAGGTTAGCGAAGAATCAACTTTTGAAGAAGATCTACAAAAAGGCGATCGTATTCGTCTACGAATCAATACTCAAAAATTAAATGTCTTTTCTGCAAATGGTTCACAAAACCTGATAAAAGGAGTCAACCATGGAACGTAA
- the rplQ gene encoding 50S ribosomal protein L17, producing the protein MAYRKLGRTSSQRKAMLRDLTTDLLINESIVTTEARAKEIRKTVEKMITLGKRGDLHARRQAAAFVRNEIASENYDEATDKYTSTTALQKLFSEIAPRYAERNGGYTRILKTEPRRGDAAPMAIIELV; encoded by the coding sequence ATGGCTTACCGTAAACTAGGACGCACTAGCTCACAACGTAAAGCAATGCTTCGCGATTTGACAACTGACCTTTTGATCAACGAATCAATCGTGACAACTGAAGCTCGTGCTAAAGAAATCCGTAAAACTGTTGAAAAAATGATTACTCTAGGTAAACGTGGTGATTTGCATGCACGTCGTCAAGCAGCTGCTTTCGTACGTAATGAAATCGCATCTGAAAACTATGATGAAGCAACTGATAAGTACACTTCTACTACAGCACTTCAAAAATTGTTCTCAGAAATTGCACCTCGTTATGCTGAACGTAACGGTGGATACACTCGTATCCTTAAAACTGAACCACGTCGTGGTGATGCAGCGCCAATGGCGATCATCGAATTAGTATAA
- a CDS encoding histidine phosphatase family protein yields the protein MVKVRLYLVRHGKTMFNTIGRAQGWSDTPLTAEGERGIQELGIGLRESGLQFDRAYSSDSGRTIQTMGIILEELGLQGKIPYRMDKRIREWCFGSFDGAYDGDLFMGIIPRIFNVDHVHQLSYAELAEGLVEVDTAGWAEGWEKLSGRIKEGFEAIAKEMEEQGGGNALVVSHGMTIGTIVYLINGMHPHGLDNGSVTILEYEDGQFSVEVVGDSSYRELGREKMEEVSI from the coding sequence ATGGTAAAAGTACGATTGTATTTGGTACGTCATGGCAAGACTATGTTTAACACGATTGGTCGCGCGCAAGGTTGGAGCGATACTCCTTTAACGGCTGAAGGTGAGCGAGGGATTCAAGAATTAGGAATCGGTTTGCGAGAATCTGGTCTACAGTTTGATCGCGCTTATTCCAGTGATTCTGGCCGCACCATTCAGACAATGGGAATTATTCTTGAAGAACTTGGTTTGCAGGGGAAAATCCCTTATCGCATGGACAAACGTATCAGAGAATGGTGTTTTGGTAGCTTTGACGGAGCTTATGATGGTGATCTTTTCATGGGCATTATTCCTCGTATCTTTAATGTGGATCATGTTCACCAATTGTCTTATGCTGAACTGGCTGAGGGGTTGGTAGAGGTCGATACAGCTGGTTGGGCTGAAGGATGGGAAAAACTCAGTGGCCGAATCAAGGAAGGTTTTGAAGCGATTGCCAAAGAAATGGAAGAGCAAGGTGGGGGCAATGCCCTAGTCGTGAGCCACGGAATGACCATTGGAACCATTGTGTATCTGATTAATGGCATGCATCCGCATGGTCTCGATAATGGTAGCGTGACGATACTTGAATATGAGGACGGCCAGTTTAGCGTAGAAGTTGTCGGTGACAGTAGTTACCGAGAACTAGGACGTGAGAAGATGGAGGAAGTCTCTATTTAA
- a CDS encoding DNA-directed RNA polymerase subunit alpha codes for MIEFEKPNITKIDENKDYGKFVIEPLERGYGTTLGNSLRRVLLASLPGAAVTSINIDGVLHEFDTVPGVREDVMQIILNIKGIAVKSYVEDEKIIELDVEGPAEVTAGDILTDSDIEIVNPDHYLFTIGEGSSLKATMTVNSGRGYVPADENKKDNAPVGTLAVDSIYTPVTKVNYQVEPARVGSNDGFDKLTLEILTNGTIIPEDALGLSARILTEHLDLFTNLTEIAKSTEVMKEADTESDDRILDRTIEELDLSVRSYNCLKRAGINTVHDLTEKSEAEMMKVRNLGRKSLEEVKLKLIDLGLGLKDK; via the coding sequence ATGATCGAGTTTGAAAAACCAAATATAACAAAAATTGATGAAAATAAAGATTATGGCAAGTTTGTAATCGAACCACTTGAACGTGGCTACGGTACAACTCTTGGTAACTCTCTTCGTCGTGTACTTCTAGCTTCTCTACCAGGAGCAGCTGTGACATCTATCAATATTGATGGTGTGTTACATGAGTTTGACACAGTTCCAGGTGTTCGTGAAGACGTGATGCAAATCATTCTGAACATTAAAGGAATTGCAGTGAAATCGTACGTTGAAGACGAAAAAATCATCGAACTGGATGTTGAAGGTCCTGCTGAGGTAACAGCTGGTGACATTTTGACAGATAGCGATATTGAAATTGTAAATCCAGATCATTATCTCTTTACAATCGGTGAAGGTTCTTCCCTAAAAGCGACTATGACTGTTAACAGTGGTCGTGGATATGTACCTGCTGATGAAAATAAAAAAGATAATGCACCAGTTGGAACACTTGCTGTAGATTCTATTTATACACCAGTTACAAAAGTCAACTATCAAGTGGAACCTGCTCGTGTAGGTAGCAATGATGGATTTGACAAATTAACCCTTGAAATCTTGACAAATGGAACAATTATTCCAGAAGATGCTTTAGGGCTTTCAGCACGTATTTTGACAGAACATCTTGATTTGTTTACAAATCTTACTGAGATTGCTAAGTCAACTGAAGTGATGAAAGAAGCTGATACTGAATCTGACGACCGTATTTTGGATCGTACGATTGAGGAACTGGACTTGTCTGTGCGTTCATACAACTGTTTGAAACGTGCCGGTATCAATACTGTGCATGATTTGACAGAAAAATCTGAAGCAGAGATGATGAAAGTACGAAATCTTGGACGCAAGAGTTTGGAAGAAGTGAAACTCAAACTCATTGATTTGGGTCTTGGATTAAAAGATAAATAA
- the rpsM gene encoding 30S ribosomal protein S13 yields MARIAGVDIPNDKRVVISLTYVYGIGLATSKKILAAAGISEDVRVRDLTSDQEDAIRREVDAIKVEGDLRREVNLNIKRLMEIGSYRGIRHRRGLPVRGQNTKNNARTRKGKAVAIAGKKK; encoded by the coding sequence ATGGCTCGTATTGCTGGAGTTGACATTCCAAATGACAAACGCGTAGTAATCTCATTGACTTATGTTTATGGTATCGGACTTGCAACATCTAAGAAAATTTTGGCTGCTGCTGGAATCTCAGAAGATGTTCGTGTACGTGATCTTACATCAGATCAAGAAGATGCTATCCGTCGTGAAGTGGATGCAATCAAAGTTGAAGGTGACCTTCGTCGTGAAGTAAACTTGAACATCAAACGTTTGATGGAAATCGGTTCATACCGTGGTATCCGTCACCGTCGTGGACTTCCTGTCCGTGGACAAAACACTAAAAACAACGCTCGCACTCGTAAAGGTAAAGCTGTTGCGATTGCTGGTAAGAAAAAATAA
- the rpsK gene encoding 30S ribosomal protein S11 has translation MAKPTRKRRVKKNIESGIAHIHATFNNTIVMITDVHGNAIAWSSAGALGFKGSRKSTPFAAQMASEAAAKSAQEHGLKSVEVTVKGPGSGRESAIRALAAAGLEVTAIRDVTPVPHNGARPPKRRRV, from the coding sequence TTGGCTAAACCAACACGTAAACGTCGTGTGAAAAAGAATATCGAATCTGGTATTGCTCATATTCACGCTACATTTAATAACACTATTGTTATGATTACTGATGTGCATGGTAATGCAATTGCTTGGTCATCAGCTGGTGCTCTTGGTTTCAAAGGTTCTCGTAAATCTACACCATTCGCTGCTCAAATGGCTTCTGAAGCTGCTGCTAAATCTGCACAAGAACACGGTCTTAAATCAGTTGAAGTTACTGTAAAAGGTCCAGGTTCTGGTCGTGAGTCAGCTATTCGTGCGCTTGCTGCCGCTGGTCTTGAAGTAACAGCAATTCGTGATGTGACTCCAGTGCCACACAATGGTGCTCGTCCTCCAAAACGTCGCCGTGTATAA
- a CDS encoding ABC transporter substrate-binding protein, whose product MKKILFFLSCGWIFLSLSGCSSPIEAETSAEKDSDNTLVVYSPNPEDLIEETIPSFEEKYGIKVDLVQASTGELFKKAEAERESPVADVIFGGSYALFSSNEKLFEPYISQENDQIIPEYQNKTGFYTPYTLDVSVIIANSALTKDIKIEGYNDLLNPKLKGKIATADPSNASSAFAQLTNMLVDQGGYENEQAWTYVKNLFTLVDGKIASSSSNVYKAVADGEMAVGLTYEDPALKLLNDGVDVKVIYPKEGTVFLPGNAAIVKNAKHMENAKKFIDFLLSQEIQDKLGTETTIRPIRKNAKTNKNMKAMTEIKIATEDSDYVIKNKSTILKKYNDIFTDILSKK is encoded by the coding sequence ATGAAAAAAATACTATTCTTTCTCTCTTGTGGATGGATATTCCTTTCTTTATCAGGATGTTCTTCACCTATAGAAGCAGAAACTAGCGCTGAAAAAGATTCAGATAACACTTTGGTTGTCTACTCGCCTAACCCTGAAGACCTTATCGAAGAAACAATCCCTTCCTTCGAAGAAAAATATGGTATTAAGGTTGATTTAGTACAAGCCAGCACTGGTGAATTATTCAAAAAAGCTGAGGCCGAAAGAGAATCCCCAGTAGCCGATGTCATTTTCGGAGGCTCCTACGCCCTCTTCTCTTCTAACGAAAAACTTTTTGAACCTTATATTTCTCAAGAAAACGACCAGATAATCCCTGAATATCAAAATAAAACTGGATTCTACACCCCTTACACACTGGATGTCAGTGTTATCATTGCCAATTCAGCCCTTACAAAAGATATAAAAATTGAAGGCTACAATGATCTACTCAATCCTAAATTAAAAGGAAAAATTGCTACTGCTGATCCAAGTAATGCTTCTAGTGCCTTTGCTCAATTAACAAACATGCTTGTAGACCAAGGTGGATACGAAAATGAACAAGCTTGGACCTATGTAAAAAATCTATTTACCCTAGTAGATGGAAAGATTGCATCTAGTTCTTCAAATGTTTACAAAGCTGTCGCCGATGGGGAAATGGCTGTTGGACTCACCTATGAAGATCCTGCTTTAAAACTCTTAAATGATGGGGTTGATGTAAAAGTCATTTATCCAAAAGAAGGAACCGTCTTTTTACCTGGTAACGCAGCTATCGTCAAAAATGCCAAACACATGGAAAACGCTAAGAAATTTATCGATTTCCTCCTTTCTCAAGAAATCCAAGATAAGCTAGGAACTGAAACAACAATCAGACCCATTCGTAAAAATGCTAAAACCAATAAAAATATGAAGGCTATGACAGAAATCAAGATTGCCACCGAAGATTCAGATTATGTCATTAAAAATAAATCCACTATTCTTAAAAAGTACAATGATATTTTCACAGATATTCTATCTAAAAAATAA
- a CDS encoding PFL family protein produces the protein MDIRQVTETISMIEEQNFDIRTITMGISLLDCIDPDINRAAEKIYQKIRTKAANLVAVGDEIAAELGIPIVNKRVSVTPISLIGAATDATDYVVLAKALDKAAKEIGVDFIGGFSALVQKGYQKGDEILINSIPRALAETDKVCSSVNIGSTKSGINMTAVADMGRVIKETATLSDMGAAKLVVFANAVEDNPFMAGAFHGVGEADVIINVGVSGPGVVKRALEKVRGQSFDVVAETVKKTAFKITRIGQLVGQMASERLGVEFGIVDLSLAPTPAVGDSVARVLEEMGLETVGTHGTTAALALLNDQVKKGGVMACNQVGGLSGAFIPVSEDEGMIAAVQNGSLNLEKLEAMTAICSVGLDMIAIPEDTPAETIAAMIADEAAIGVINMKTTAVRIIPKGKEGDMIEFGGLLGTAPVMKVNGASSVDFISRGGQIPAPIHSFKN, from the coding sequence ATGGATATTAGACAAGTTACTGAAACCATCTCCATGATTGAGGAGCAAAACTTCGATATCAGAACTATTACCATGGGGATTTCCCTATTGGACTGTATCGATCCGGATATCAATCGTGCTGCGGAGAAAATTTATCAAAAGATTAGGACCAAGGCAGCTAATTTAGTGGCTGTTGGCGATGAAATTGCGGCTGAGTTGGGGATTCCAATCGTTAATAAGCGTGTATCGGTGACTCCTATTTCTCTGATTGGGGCGGCGACAGATGCGACAGACTATGTGGTTCTGGCAAAAGCACTTGATAAGGCTGCGAAAGAGATTGGTGTGGACTTTATTGGTGGTTTTTCAGCCTTGGTACAAAAGGGTTATCAAAAGGGAGATGAGATTCTTATCAATTCTATTCCTCGTGCTTTGGCTGAAACGGATAAGGTCTGCTCGTCAGTCAATATAGGCTCAACCAAGTCTGGTATCAATATGACGGCTGTCGCAGATATGGGACGAGTTATCAAGGAAACGGCAACTCTATCTGATATGGGGGCAGCTAAGTTGGTTGTATTCGCTAATGCTGTTGAGGACAATCCATTTATGGCGGGTGCCTTCCATGGTGTTGGGGAGGCAGATGTTATCATCAATGTCGGAGTTTCTGGTCCTGGTGTGGTGAAACGTGCCTTGGAAAAAGTTCGTGGACAGAGCTTTGATGTAGTAGCAGAAACAGTCAAGAAAACTGCCTTTAAAATCACTCGTATCGGTCAATTGGTTGGTCAAATGGCCAGTGAGAGACTGGGTGTGGAGTTTGGTATTGTGGACTTGAGTTTGGCACCAACACCTGCAGTTGGAGACTCTGTGGCACGTGTCCTTGAGGAAATGGGGCTAGAGACAGTTGGTACGCATGGAACGACGGCTGCCTTGGCTCTCTTGAACGACCAAGTTAAGAAGGGCGGAGTTATGGCTTGCAACCAAGTTGGTGGTTTGTCTGGTGCCTTTATCCCTGTTTCAGAGGATGAAGGAATGATTGCTGCAGTGCAAAATGGCTCTCTTAATTTGGAAAAACTAGAAGCTATGACGGCTATCTGTTCCGTTGGTTTGGATATGATTGCCATCCCAGAAGATACTCCTGCTGAAACCATTGCAGCTATGATTGCGGATGAGGCTGCAATTGGTGTCATTAACATGAAGACAACGGCTGTTCGTATCATTCCAAAAGGAAAAGAAGGAGATATGATTGAGTTTGGTGGCCTATTAGGAACTGCACCTGTTATGAAAGTCAATGGGGCTTCGTCTGTCGATTTCATTTCTCGTGGGGGACAAATCCCAGCACCAATTCATAGTTTTAAAAATTAA
- a CDS encoding response regulator transcription factor yields MFKLIIVEDEHLIRKWLEIAVDYSALGIQVVGTASHGQEGMKLIQEKEPHIVLTDITMPIMDAFMMFEATRTLSYEKVILSGYNDFQNAKKAMQYGAVDFLSKPIDTKELTECLQKIVLRLRVSTRQETPFLEEYQTLLTSIQQIDTQNQIIQQILEFVHQHYCMHFTISSIAENLGYSESYLYKVIKEDFPMTLNEYILRYRLKQAIDKMAESPNSPLSDISEQIGFSDYKYFAKVFKKYLHISPKELKLMDKNH; encoded by the coding sequence ATGTTTAAGCTCATTATCGTAGAAGACGAACACCTCATTCGAAAATGGCTAGAGATTGCCGTAGACTACTCTGCCTTAGGTATCCAAGTAGTAGGAACTGCCAGTCACGGTCAAGAGGGAATGAAACTCATCCAAGAAAAAGAACCTCATATTGTCTTAACAGACATCACAATGCCAATTATGGATGCTTTTATGATGTTCGAAGCCACTCGTACTCTCTCCTATGAAAAAGTTATTTTATCAGGTTATAACGATTTTCAAAATGCCAAAAAAGCCATGCAATATGGGGCAGTTGATTTCTTATCCAAACCAATTGATACCAAGGAGTTGACAGAATGTCTTCAAAAAATTGTTTTGCGATTACGAGTTAGCACTCGTCAAGAAACTCCTTTTTTAGAAGAATATCAAACTTTACTTACCTCTATCCAACAAATTGATACACAAAACCAAATCATTCAGCAAATTCTTGAATTTGTTCATCAACACTACTGTATGCACTTTACCATTTCTAGCATTGCAGAGAATCTAGGGTATAGCGAAAGTTATCTATATAAGGTTATCAAAGAAGACTTCCCAATGACGCTAAATGAATATATCTTACGCTACCGCCTCAAGCAAGCTATAGATAAAATGGCTGAATCCCCCAATTCCCCCCTAAGCGATATCTCTGAACAAATTGGATTTTCAGACTATAAATATTTTGCAAAAGTTTTTAAAAAGTATCTCCATATTTCTCCAAAAGAATTAAAACTCATGGATAAAAACCATTGA
- a CDS encoding ACT domain-containing protein, with protein sequence MKAIITVVGKDKSGIVAGVSGKIAELGLNIDDISQTVLDEYFTMMAVVSSDEKQDFTRLRNEFEAFGQILNVKINIQSAAIFEAMYNI encoded by the coding sequence ATGAAAGCGATTATAACTGTTGTTGGTAAAGATAAATCTGGAATTGTTGCAGGTGTTTCTGGTAAAATAGCAGAATTGGGTTTGAATATTGATGATATCTCTCAAACTGTCTTGGATGAATATTTCACGATGATGGCTGTCGTCTCTAGTGATGAAAAGCAAGATTTTACACGTCTTCGTAATGAATTTGAAGCTTTTGGGCAAATTTTGAATGTGAAAATCAACATTCAGAGTGCAGCGATTTTCGAAGCTATGTATAATATCTAG